In Parus major isolate Abel chromosome 1, Parus_major1.1, whole genome shotgun sequence, the following proteins share a genomic window:
- the UBE3A gene encoding ubiquitin-protein ligase E3A isoform X1, whose translation MATACKRSPGEPHSENIETSRMKRAAAKHLIERYYHQLTEGCGNEACTNEFCASCPTFLRMDNNAAAIKALELYKINAKLCDPHPSKKGTSSAYLENNSKGAHNNSCTDRKMNKKEMQGPRDDFKDVTFLTEDKIYEILELCREKEDYSPLIRVIGRVFSSAEALVQSFRKTKQHTKEELKSLQGKDEDKDEDEKEKAACSAAAMEEDSGASSSSSSRIGDNTQGDNNLQKLGPDEVSVDIEAVRRVYDRLLSNEKIETAFLNALVYLSPNVECDLTYHNVYSRDPNYLNLFIIVMENGNLHSPEYLEMALPLFCKAMSKLPLAAQAKLVRLWSKYRADQIRRMMETFQQLITYKVISNEFNSRNLVNDDDAVVAASKCLKMVYYANVVGGDVDTDHNEEEDEEPIPESSELTLQELLGEERRNKKGPRVDPLETELGVKTIDCRKPLIPFEEFINEPLNDVLEMDKDYTFFKVETENKFSFMTCPFILNAVTKNLGLYYDNRIRMYSERRITVLYSLVQGQQLNPYLRLKVRRDHIIDDALVRLEMIAMENPADLKKQLYVEFEGEQGVDEGGVSKEFFQLVVEEIFNPDIGMFTYDESTKLFWFNPSSFETEGQFTLIGIVLGLAIYNNCILDVHFPMVVYRKLMGKKGTFRDLADSHPVLYQSLRDLLEYEGSVEDDMMITFQISHTDLFGNPMMHDLKENGDKIPITNENRKEFVNLYADYILNKSVEKQFKAFRRGFHMVTNESPLKYLFRPEEIELLICGSRNLDFQALEETTEYDGGYTRDSLIIREFWEIVHSFTDEQKRLFLQFTTGTDRAPVGGLGKLKMIIAKNGPDTERLPTSHTCFNVLLLPEYSSKEKLKERLLKAITYAKGFGML comes from the exons ATCACCAGGAGAACCGCACTCTGAGAACATTGAAACTAGCCGAAT GAAGCGAGCAGCTGCAAAGCATCTAATAGAGCGCTACTACCACCAGTTAACTGAGGGCTGTGGAAATGAAGCCTGCACGAATGAATTTTGTGCTTCCTGTCCAACTTTTCTCCGTATGGATAACAATGCAGCAGCCATTAAGGCCCTCGAGCTTTATAAGATTAATGCAAAACTCTGTGATCCTCATCCCTCCAAGAAAGGAACGAGCTCAGCTTACCTAGAAAACAATTCCAAAGGTGCCCATAACAATTCCTGcactgacagaaaaatgaacaagaaGGAAATGCAAGGCCCAAGAGATGATTTTAAAG atgTGACTTTTCTAACAGAAGACAAGATATATGAAATTCTTGAGCTATGTCGAGAAAAAGAGGATTATTCCCCTTTAATCCGGGTGATTGGGAGAGTGTTTTCTAGTGCTGAAGCACTGGTACAGAGTTTCCGAAAAACCAAGCAGCACACCAAGGAGGAGCTCAAGTCTCTTCAAGGAAAGGATGAAGAcaaagatgaagatgaaaaggaaaaagctgccTGTTCGGCTGCTGCTATGGAAGAGGATTCTGGTGCATCATCATCTTCGTCATCAAGAATAGGTGATAACACACAGGGAGATAATAATCTCCAAAAACTAGGCCCAGATGAAGTGTCTGTAGATATTGAAGCAGTCAGACGGGTCTATGATAGGTTActttctaatgaaaaaatagaaactgcCTTTTTAAATGCACTTGTGTACTTGTCACCTAATGTGGAATGTGACTTGACTTACCATAATGTATACTCTCGGGATCCTAACTATCTGAATTTGTTTATTATTGTTATGGAGAATGGCAATCTTCATAGCCCAGAATATCTGGAAATGGCTCTACCGTTGTTTTGCAAAGCCATGAGCAAACTACCCCTTGCAGCTCAAGCAAAACTGGTCAGATTGTGGTCTAAGTACAGAGCAGATCAAATTCGGAGAATGATGGAAACATTTCAGCAGCTTATTACTTACAAAGTCATAAGCAATGAGTTCAATAGTCGTAACCTAGTGAATGATGATGATGCTGTTGTTGCTGCTTCAAAGTGCTTGAAAATGGTTTACTATGCAAATGTAGTAGGAGGGGATGTGGATACAGATCATaatgaagaggaagatgaagaacCCATCCCAGAATCAAGTGAACTAACTCTTCAAGAGCTGTTGggtgaggaaagaagaaataaaaaaggtcCTCGAGTGGACCCACTGGAAACTGAACTTGGTGTTAAAACTATAGATTGCAGAAAACCACTTATCCCTTTTGAAGAATTTATTAATGAACCACTGAATGATGTTCTAGAAATGGACAAAGACTATACTTTCTTCAAAGTAGAAACAGAGAATAAATTCTCATTTATGACCTGTCCCTTCATATTGAATGCTGTTACCAAGAACCTGGGATTGTATTATGACAATAGGATCCGGATGTACAGTGAAAGACGCATAACTGTGCTCTACAGCTTAGTTCAAGGGCAGCAGCTCAACCCCTATTTGCGACTGAAAGTGAGACGTGATCACATCATTGATGATGCACTTGTCCGG CTAGAGATGATTGCCATGGAAAATCCTGCAGACTTGAAGAAGCAATTGTATGTTGAATTTGAAGGAGAGCAAGGGGTAGATGAAGGAGGTGtttccaaagaattttttcagCTGGTTGTGGAAGAAATCTTCAATCCAGATATCG ggaTGTTCACATATGATGAGTCTACAAAACTGTTTTGGTTTAATCCGTCCTCTTTTGAAACTGAGGGTCAGTTTACCCTGATTGGCATAGTTCTGGGACTGGCTATTTACAACAACTGTATACTGGATGTACATTTCCCCATGGTTGTCTACAGGAAGCTAATGGGCAAAAAAGGAACTTTCCGTGATCTGGCAGACTCTCATCCT GTTCTGTATCAGAGTTTGAGAGACTTACTAGAGTATGAAGGAAGTGTGGAAGATGATATGATGATAACGTTTCAAATATCTCACACGGATCTCTTTGGCAATCCAATGATGCATGATTTAAAGGAAAACGGTGATAAAATTCCTATTAcgaatgaaaacagaaag GAATTTGTCAATCTGTATGCTGACTATATACTCAATAAGTCAGTAGAAAAGCAGTTCAAGGCCTTTCGGAGAGGATTCCACATGGTGACCAATGAATctcctttgaaatatttatttagaccAGAGGAAATTGAATTACTTATTTGTGGAAGTAGG AATTTAGATTTTCAAGCACTAGAAGAAACTACAGAGTATGATGGTGGCTATACAAGAGACTCTCTTATTATTAG GGAATTCTGGGAAATAGTCCATTCATTTACAGATGAACAGAAAAGACTATTCTTACAGTTTACAACAGGCACAGACAGAGCCCCTGTGGGAGGACTTGGAAAGTTAAAGATGATCATAGCCAAAAATGGCCCAGATACagagag GTTACCTACATCTCACACATGCTTTAATGTACTTTTGCTTCCGGAGTACTCAAGCAAAGAAAAGCTTAAAGAAAGATTATTGAAGGCCATCACATATGCCAAAGGATTTGGCATGCTGTAA
- the UBE3A gene encoding ubiquitin-protein ligase E3A isoform X2 — protein MKRAAAKHLIERYYHQLTEGCGNEACTNEFCASCPTFLRMDNNAAAIKALELYKINAKLCDPHPSKKGTSSAYLENNSKGAHNNSCTDRKMNKKEMQGPRDDFKDVTFLTEDKIYEILELCREKEDYSPLIRVIGRVFSSAEALVQSFRKTKQHTKEELKSLQGKDEDKDEDEKEKAACSAAAMEEDSGASSSSSSRIGDNTQGDNNLQKLGPDEVSVDIEAVRRVYDRLLSNEKIETAFLNALVYLSPNVECDLTYHNVYSRDPNYLNLFIIVMENGNLHSPEYLEMALPLFCKAMSKLPLAAQAKLVRLWSKYRADQIRRMMETFQQLITYKVISNEFNSRNLVNDDDAVVAASKCLKMVYYANVVGGDVDTDHNEEEDEEPIPESSELTLQELLGEERRNKKGPRVDPLETELGVKTIDCRKPLIPFEEFINEPLNDVLEMDKDYTFFKVETENKFSFMTCPFILNAVTKNLGLYYDNRIRMYSERRITVLYSLVQGQQLNPYLRLKVRRDHIIDDALVRLEMIAMENPADLKKQLYVEFEGEQGVDEGGVSKEFFQLVVEEIFNPDIGMFTYDESTKLFWFNPSSFETEGQFTLIGIVLGLAIYNNCILDVHFPMVVYRKLMGKKGTFRDLADSHPVLYQSLRDLLEYEGSVEDDMMITFQISHTDLFGNPMMHDLKENGDKIPITNENRKEFVNLYADYILNKSVEKQFKAFRRGFHMVTNESPLKYLFRPEEIELLICGSRNLDFQALEETTEYDGGYTRDSLIIREFWEIVHSFTDEQKRLFLQFTTGTDRAPVGGLGKLKMIIAKNGPDTERLPTSHTCFNVLLLPEYSSKEKLKERLLKAITYAKGFGML, from the exons AT GAAGCGAGCAGCTGCAAAGCATCTAATAGAGCGCTACTACCACCAGTTAACTGAGGGCTGTGGAAATGAAGCCTGCACGAATGAATTTTGTGCTTCCTGTCCAACTTTTCTCCGTATGGATAACAATGCAGCAGCCATTAAGGCCCTCGAGCTTTATAAGATTAATGCAAAACTCTGTGATCCTCATCCCTCCAAGAAAGGAACGAGCTCAGCTTACCTAGAAAACAATTCCAAAGGTGCCCATAACAATTCCTGcactgacagaaaaatgaacaagaaGGAAATGCAAGGCCCAAGAGATGATTTTAAAG atgTGACTTTTCTAACAGAAGACAAGATATATGAAATTCTTGAGCTATGTCGAGAAAAAGAGGATTATTCCCCTTTAATCCGGGTGATTGGGAGAGTGTTTTCTAGTGCTGAAGCACTGGTACAGAGTTTCCGAAAAACCAAGCAGCACACCAAGGAGGAGCTCAAGTCTCTTCAAGGAAAGGATGAAGAcaaagatgaagatgaaaaggaaaaagctgccTGTTCGGCTGCTGCTATGGAAGAGGATTCTGGTGCATCATCATCTTCGTCATCAAGAATAGGTGATAACACACAGGGAGATAATAATCTCCAAAAACTAGGCCCAGATGAAGTGTCTGTAGATATTGAAGCAGTCAGACGGGTCTATGATAGGTTActttctaatgaaaaaatagaaactgcCTTTTTAAATGCACTTGTGTACTTGTCACCTAATGTGGAATGTGACTTGACTTACCATAATGTATACTCTCGGGATCCTAACTATCTGAATTTGTTTATTATTGTTATGGAGAATGGCAATCTTCATAGCCCAGAATATCTGGAAATGGCTCTACCGTTGTTTTGCAAAGCCATGAGCAAACTACCCCTTGCAGCTCAAGCAAAACTGGTCAGATTGTGGTCTAAGTACAGAGCAGATCAAATTCGGAGAATGATGGAAACATTTCAGCAGCTTATTACTTACAAAGTCATAAGCAATGAGTTCAATAGTCGTAACCTAGTGAATGATGATGATGCTGTTGTTGCTGCTTCAAAGTGCTTGAAAATGGTTTACTATGCAAATGTAGTAGGAGGGGATGTGGATACAGATCATaatgaagaggaagatgaagaacCCATCCCAGAATCAAGTGAACTAACTCTTCAAGAGCTGTTGggtgaggaaagaagaaataaaaaaggtcCTCGAGTGGACCCACTGGAAACTGAACTTGGTGTTAAAACTATAGATTGCAGAAAACCACTTATCCCTTTTGAAGAATTTATTAATGAACCACTGAATGATGTTCTAGAAATGGACAAAGACTATACTTTCTTCAAAGTAGAAACAGAGAATAAATTCTCATTTATGACCTGTCCCTTCATATTGAATGCTGTTACCAAGAACCTGGGATTGTATTATGACAATAGGATCCGGATGTACAGTGAAAGACGCATAACTGTGCTCTACAGCTTAGTTCAAGGGCAGCAGCTCAACCCCTATTTGCGACTGAAAGTGAGACGTGATCACATCATTGATGATGCACTTGTCCGG CTAGAGATGATTGCCATGGAAAATCCTGCAGACTTGAAGAAGCAATTGTATGTTGAATTTGAAGGAGAGCAAGGGGTAGATGAAGGAGGTGtttccaaagaattttttcagCTGGTTGTGGAAGAAATCTTCAATCCAGATATCG ggaTGTTCACATATGATGAGTCTACAAAACTGTTTTGGTTTAATCCGTCCTCTTTTGAAACTGAGGGTCAGTTTACCCTGATTGGCATAGTTCTGGGACTGGCTATTTACAACAACTGTATACTGGATGTACATTTCCCCATGGTTGTCTACAGGAAGCTAATGGGCAAAAAAGGAACTTTCCGTGATCTGGCAGACTCTCATCCT GTTCTGTATCAGAGTTTGAGAGACTTACTAGAGTATGAAGGAAGTGTGGAAGATGATATGATGATAACGTTTCAAATATCTCACACGGATCTCTTTGGCAATCCAATGATGCATGATTTAAAGGAAAACGGTGATAAAATTCCTATTAcgaatgaaaacagaaag GAATTTGTCAATCTGTATGCTGACTATATACTCAATAAGTCAGTAGAAAAGCAGTTCAAGGCCTTTCGGAGAGGATTCCACATGGTGACCAATGAATctcctttgaaatatttatttagaccAGAGGAAATTGAATTACTTATTTGTGGAAGTAGG AATTTAGATTTTCAAGCACTAGAAGAAACTACAGAGTATGATGGTGGCTATACAAGAGACTCTCTTATTATTAG GGAATTCTGGGAAATAGTCCATTCATTTACAGATGAACAGAAAAGACTATTCTTACAGTTTACAACAGGCACAGACAGAGCCCCTGTGGGAGGACTTGGAAAGTTAAAGATGATCATAGCCAAAAATGGCCCAGATACagagag GTTACCTACATCTCACACATGCTTTAATGTACTTTTGCTTCCGGAGTACTCAAGCAAAGAAAAGCTTAAAGAAAGATTATTGAAGGCCATCACATATGCCAAAGGATTTGGCATGCTGTAA